The following proteins are encoded in a genomic region of Sorangiineae bacterium MSr12523:
- a CDS encoding COX15/CtaA family protein: protein MSRVAKFAWGLLAYNLLVIAWGAYVRASGSGAGCGAHWPLCNGEVLPRAPGVEMLVELSHRITSGLALVGGLALAIAAHRSQPRGSLVRRGAWTAFGFVCAEALIGAALVLFELVAHDKSMKRGLSMALHLTNTFFLLAALALTAFWASGGSRVSLRRQGALPWVFGVAIAGMLLLGASGAVTALGDTLFPVHTLSEGLAADLSHGAHLFVRLRVLHPVIATAVAALVLAASTFARILRPSPQVRSLARSVSMLVLAQMVAGVVNVTLLAPVPMQLVHLLLADAVWIALVLLTASALRAPDPSEAKNASLVAPTAVPS, encoded by the coding sequence GTGTCGCGCGTCGCCAAGTTTGCCTGGGGCCTGTTGGCTTACAATCTGCTGGTCATCGCCTGGGGCGCCTACGTGCGCGCCAGCGGCTCGGGCGCAGGCTGCGGGGCACACTGGCCGCTTTGCAACGGCGAAGTGCTGCCGCGTGCGCCTGGTGTGGAGATGCTCGTGGAGCTGTCGCACCGCATCACCAGCGGGCTCGCCCTGGTGGGCGGCCTTGCGCTCGCCATTGCGGCACATCGTTCTCAGCCGCGCGGGTCCTTGGTCCGGCGTGGCGCGTGGACGGCGTTCGGCTTCGTCTGCGCCGAGGCGCTCATCGGCGCCGCGCTCGTGTTGTTCGAGCTGGTCGCGCACGACAAGTCGATGAAGCGCGGCCTGTCGATGGCGCTGCATCTGACGAACACGTTCTTCTTGCTCGCGGCCCTCGCGCTCACGGCCTTCTGGGCCTCGGGCGGCAGCCGCGTTTCGCTGCGCCGGCAGGGCGCACTGCCGTGGGTCTTCGGCGTGGCCATCGCGGGCATGCTGCTCCTCGGTGCGAGCGGTGCGGTCACCGCGCTGGGTGACACGCTCTTTCCCGTGCACACGCTCTCCGAGGGCCTCGCCGCGGATCTCTCGCACGGCGCGCACCTTTTCGTGCGCCTGCGCGTGCTGCACCCGGTCATCGCCACGGCGGTGGCCGCCCTCGTGCTCGCGGCATCGACCTTCGCGCGCATCCTGCGTCCTTCGCCGCAAGTGCGTTCCCTTGCGCGCTCCGTCTCGATGTTGGTCCTGGCGCAGATGGTCGCCGGGGTGGTGAACGTGACCTTGCTCGCCCCCGTGCCGATGCAGCTCGTGCACCTGCTCCTGGCCGACGCCGTGTGGATCGCCCTCGTCCTACTGACCGCGAGCGCCTTGCGCGCCCCCGACCCGAGCGAAGCCAAGAACGCGTCGCTGGTCGCTCCGACCGCGGTGCCGTCCTAA